Proteins from a genomic interval of Youhaiella tibetensis:
- a CDS encoding tRNA (cytidine(34)-2'-O)-methyltransferase: MTVDLALYQPDIAQNTGTLLRLGACLGVVVHVIHPTGFPFSRQSLRRAGLDYLDHVEFIEHVSFTAFDAWRREAGRRLVLLTTKASDSTYRAAYAENDILMTGRESAGVPDAVAQAADLRVRIPMRQDMRSLNVAIAATLVLGEALRQTGQFETLA, translated from the coding sequence ATGACGGTCGACCTAGCGCTCTATCAACCCGACATCGCCCAGAACACGGGCACCCTGCTCCGCCTGGGCGCCTGCCTGGGCGTGGTCGTGCACGTGATCCATCCGACCGGCTTCCCGTTCTCGCGCCAGTCCCTGCGGCGCGCCGGGCTCGACTATCTCGATCACGTCGAGTTCATCGAGCACGTTAGTTTTACCGCTTTCGACGCCTGGCGGCGCGAGGCGGGGCGGCGCCTGGTGCTGCTCACCACCAAGGCTAGCGATTCCACCTATCGAGCCGCCTACGCCGAAAACGACATCCTGATGACCGGCCGCGAAAGCGCCGGAGTGCCCGACGCGGTGGCCCAGGCCGCCGACCTGCGGGTGCGCATCCCCATGCGACAAGATATGCGCTCGCTCAACGTCGCAATTGCTGCAACGCTCGTGCTAGGGGAGGCACTGAGACAGACCGGACAATTCGAGACGCTCGCATGA